The Deinococcus ruber genome segment AGGGATGTTTGTGAACAGTCTGGAGCATCAGGGCGTGTTCGATACCCGCGCGGCACTGGGCATGCTGGCGGGGCTGCCCGGCGTCGACCACACGCGGCTGGGAGCCACCGGCTTCTGTATGGGCGGGAGTCTGGCGATTGCTCTGGCGTGCACCGACGACCGGGTGAAGGCGGTCGCTCCGTATTACAGCTTCAATCCGCGCCCGCTCGAAGCTGTCAGGCGGGCGTGTCCGGTGGTTGGCAGCTTTCCCGGAAAAGATCCCACCACCCCGCAGGGCCGCGCACTCGACGCCGAACTCTCGGCAGCGGGCGTCGCCCACGACATCAAAATCTATCCGGCGGCCAAGCACTCGTTTGCAACGGCGGGCCGGAATTTTGATGCAGTGGCGAGCGTAGACGCCTGGAACCGCGTGATGGCCTTTTTTGACCTGCATATTCTGGATCAGCCCGACACGCTGTCTCGTTGACTTCGGCGCATTCTGGCGGCAGCTCAGCGCACCGACACGCTTGTGGTAGCTTCCTGTCGCCCGCCGGAAAGGAAATTGATCTTGCGGAGCGTGCGTTTTGAAAGCACGGGTCGTGATTGTTGCCGTTCAGCCCGGCCAGCCCGGAAGCAGCGACTTCTCGCTCAGCCTGCTGCACTTTACCTACCGGCTTTCTAGCCGCTCGGCTGATCTGATCGGCGAAGTGTAGAGACAGGCCAGCGCCGCCGCCATGCAGTCAGAACTGCCATACCCGAAACTTAAGACCTTCTTTGCGGTGGCATCGACCGGCATTCAGGTGTTTTCACCGGTTGTACTGCAGGATCTGAAACGCGCGCACCTGCAACTTCAGCAAGAGCTATTTCTCTAGCGCACCTGTCAGCTCTGCTAAAAACACCCAGCAATGCGGACAGATCCGCGCCGATCTGAATGTTCCGGGTGTAGTGCGCGTGCTTCAGGGCATGATCAATACCCTGGCAACGCCCGCTTTTCAGGAGCGTGCCGACATGACCGTGCAGGATATCCCGCGGGACATCGGCCTGTTGATCAACGAACTGTGTGCGGGGCAAGGGCCATACCATCAGCCTCAGGACAGAGGTGACGGGAAATGCCGAAGCCTGACGTCAGCTCGGATGGGCTGCCCGGCTGACCGCATCGTCGTCTGCAAGGTCTACACCGTACTTTCTGGCAGCCGCCAGGATATGCCGGGCGGCGGTGTGCCTGGCATCGGCACTCTCGAAGTGGGTCTGTGAAAAGCGCGAGGCCGCGTTCCTGACATGTTCCTCGTCATGAATCGGAAGATGACGCTCTCCTTTGCTGTCGATATACGCGAACGACGCGTCACTGAGGTGCTCACGGCTCTGCTGAGACAGTTCTGACATGACAGGGCTCCTTTGAGACCAGCCTTGCGCCTGAAGATGAAACCGTACGCAGGTGCCGTTAAAGATCCAACTATCGTTGAGATCATCTGAGCTCTGCACGAACCATCAGGCTTTGAACGGCCTCGCTGCCGCAGACACCAGCGAATGCACCAGTATGAGCACCGTCGATCTACGCTTTCAATTATCCAGTTGCGACTGTCAGTGCAGCTCTGCGTTTATCTCACGTGCGCGTCTTCGCCCGCTGCTTTCATCCAAGCAGGCAGACATTTAAATATCGATTAACTAATAGTGAAAACTGCTTCAAGCTGTTTCAATGGAATCAGACGCTCACCCAGGCGCTCAGCTCTCTTCTCGGTGACTGGCACTGGTGCAATTTCAGGGAAAGACCATGCAGATGACACTTGATGCTCTCCTTCCAATGGCAGCCCTCTCCGGAACGGTGTGGTTGGTGACATCGCTGGTGTCGCTGTTTACGCTCGGACTCGGCTGGCTGCGCCCTTCATATCCTGGCTGGCGCGGCTGGGCTGTCGGGCACGCAGCGCTCGTGCTGGGGCTGCTGGTCGGCTTTCTGCGAACACAGGAGACGCTACTTCCCAGTGTGCTGATCGGCAACGGCCTGGTGATGGTGGGAATGGCGCTGTTTCTGTCGGCGTTTCAGCGATTTACCGGCCTGGAGCCTTCCAGCAAGGTGTCTGGGATTCACGGCCTGCTGATCGTGACGATCCTGCTGTGTCTGGCCGTTCTGACGATCTTTCCCAGCGGCACGGCGCGGTTCCTGCTGACATCCGTCTACCTGCTACTGATGGCCTGGAAGCTGATCCGGCTGATCATCGGGCAGTTTCACCAGCAGCCGTTTTTGCGAAAGGCCTATGGTCTGAATCTGGCGGTGTTCGGCGTGGTTCACCTGCTGACCCTTCCCCGGCTCATCACGCTGGCGATGGGCAAGCATCCCGAGATGATGTTCGGACTGAATCTGCCGAACATCCTGATGTATGCCGCTGTGCTGGTCATGTCGGTGGGTGGCACCTTCGCCTTCTGGATTCTGCATGAAGATCGGCGGCGCCAGGAACTCCATGCGCTTCACAACACGCTGGAACTGCTGGCGTATCAGGA includes the following:
- a CDS encoding dienelactone hydrolase family protein; this encodes MTPHSTAPDVDSGETLSFQTQGRTLEAYIVRPVTQETAPGMLVIHEAFGLTEDIKAVARRFAQAGYVALAVDLFGQQNRAVCMARMMSGMFVNSLEHQGVFDTRAALGMLAGLPGVDHTRLGATGFCMGGSLAIALACTDDRVKAVAPYYSFNPRPLEAVRRACPVVGSFPGKDPTTPQGRALDAELSAAGVAHDIKIYPAAKHSFATAGRNFDAVASVDAWNRVMAFFDLHILDQPDTLSR
- a CDS encoding DUF6582 domain-containing protein, whose amino-acid sequence is MSELSQQSREHLSDASFAYIDSKGERHLPIHDEEHVRNAASRFSQTHFESADARHTAARHILAAARKYGVDLADDDAVSRAAHPS
- a CDS encoding GGDEF domain-containing protein; translation: MQMTLDALLPMAALSGTVWLVTSLVSLFTLGLGWLRPSYPGWRGWAVGHAALVLGLLVGFLRTQETLLPSVLIGNGLVMVGMALFLSAFQRFTGLEPSSKVSGIHGLLIVTILLCLAVLTIFPSGTARFLLTSVYLLLMAWKLIRLIIGQFHQQPFLRKAYGLNLAVFGVVHLLTLPRLITLAMGKHPEMMFGLNLPNILMYAAVLVMSVGGTFAFWILHEDRRRQELHALHNTLELLAYQDPLTQVLNRRGLWQAFETKAQGTGSRPSTLALLDINEFKEMNDQQGHAAGDQCLKRLAGVIREIAGPDDLIGRLGGDEFMLLLTGSAETVSRQLTLLTYHLKAGRQGRLGFTVSFGHTAVEPWETLDEALHRADTLMYSSKAAHKEGVQAQEVARRRFSSEHATEDLTPRSRRLIARRSERQQS